cattgagcatgtttgggactggatgaagcgtcgtctcacgcggtctgcacgtccagcacgaacgctggtccaactgaggcgccaggtggaaatggcatggcaagccgttccacaggactacatccagcatctctacgatcgtctccatgggagaatagcagcctgcattgctgcgaaaggtggatatacactgtactagtgccgacattgtgcatgctctgttgcctgtgtctatgtgcctgtggttctgtcagtgtgatcatgtgatgtatctgaccccaggaatgtgtgaataaagtttccccttcctgggacaatgaattcatggtgttcttatttcaatttccaggagtgtacattgcttgctcttcaacaaaatcttttgtGCTAATCATGTGCCTCCTTGTAGTTAGAGCCTGTAGTAGTTAGAAGccttttattttgctggctgtACTAGCTGCTTGcggtaattgctgtagttcgtgttatgaagatttgcTGTgaggtaagttcaaatggctctgagcaccatgggacttaacatctgaggtcatcagtcccccagaacctggaactatttaaacctaactaacctaagaacatcacattcatccatgcccgagacaggattcgaacctgcaactgtggcagtcgcgcgtttccagactgaaccgcctagaaccgctcggccaccacggccggctgtgagGTAACTGAGTTATGAAAagtgtgggttattgttaggatttcttccaattcagggccaTGCTGGTCCATTGTTTTTTGCaaattatttgaagccatgttgtcattgtatagcagtcacattgcgttgggcttgtatattgtgggtgataaatgaataggttaagtttgagtcgtctttgtcagggaaaattctgtagctcactgtttgaaatgataaaaataagaaaatacttagaaaattcatagttagtggcaccaaagttagaaaTCCAGGATCATTGCCCCAGTTTAATTGTTGTACAACTGAGAATATGGCTGgaatatgtattatttgtcattGTATttgggaaacagctgaaatcgttaaaactaaacaaagctccATAGCCTGATGGAACCCTATCAGACTTTGTACTGAATATGCAACACGCACAGCGTGTGCttgatttggaaaaaaatatgtcCCAGTACTATAACCATCTGAGAGGGTGTTTTTCAAATTTTGACTCCTTGAAATGTTATTTTAATGCTTCTCTGAACATTTTAGAAGTGTGAATACTAAAATTTGTactagtaaaaaataatgttattttgcACAATATCTCAGTAATCTACAATTCTGTTTTTTCGTCAGATATCTGTGTAGGATACTGGTGCATACAAATCAAACACTTCTTTTGACTATAATCTACGCTGATGCCTCAAACAAAAAATTgcacccagtagttggaagaaagcacaggtcacatccacCTACAATAAGGTTAGCAAAAGTGAtcaacaaaactactgtccagtattcCTGACATCCAtgttttgtagaatcttagaacatatcctgagctcaaaGTAATGAGGCATCTGTAACAGAATGATCTTCATTCCAGCCAGCATATATTCTGAGAACGAAAATCATGTGAATcccagtaccacatctatgcttattataAAATAAACATCTTGTTTAGGCGCTGGTCAACAGCATATACGAATTTTACAAACTGCATAACACTGAGCTGTCTGTGATAATGATATTTATTCTGCTACCGGTTTCAGTCTTAAACCATGTTCAATGGCAGAAAAATTATCGCAGATTATTGCTACACATCACATGTTGTCCTTTTGTCAGTGGGCCATCGTACTGTAATCTTGCTacgatttttctttttcattggCAGTTATGGTTTTCAGTGGTAACATCTATCAAATTGTGAATGAGATGTGATAAATCTTCCATAATTTTTCTGACGTTGAAGATGGTTTaagaccgaaactggtagcagAATAAATATAATTAGCACAGACAGCACAGTGTTCcacatttcgtaaaaaaaaaaattattataaaaagcACGATCATGTGGGGCACTAAGCGAAATTAGTGTCTGGTTTGGGGATGTTTTGGTAGGGAAGACGCAGAAAGTTATTTTGGATGgggagtcattgacagatgtagaggtaactttgggtgtgcctcaAGGAAGAGttttgggtcccttgctgttcatgttgtacattaatgatattgcAGATAACACTAATAGTAGCACGCACATGATTCAGTTATATTTAATGATGTACTGTCTGAAGGAAGCTGCATAagtatccagtcagatcttgataagatttcgaagttgttgaaagactgatgtcttgctttaaatgttcagaaatgcagaacagtacacttcacaaaacgaaaaaacgtagtactCAACAACTATAAAATCGAAGAAACAGTGTTGGAGTCTGTCAACCAATGTAAATACCATGGTTGCCTTCATCCCCAGCCAGCCAAGCGCAGGGTAGTGTACTACAGTATCAACATATCAAAGACAGACTATTGAATGCTACAGAAGCCATAAAGTTCAATAAAAAgtgtttaagaaatgaaataagaatCTCTAGTGACATGAAGTGGGATGATCACATCATTAAAGTAGGTGTGAGACTGCGTTACATTGGTGGAACACTAGGGAAATGCCATCAGTCTATAAAGTAGATTGCATACAAAACACCCATGTGACccttcctagaatactgctcaagtatgcagaacccataccaaatagggctaacaggATATATCGGACAGATACAAGAAGCGCAGGACGAATGTTCACAAATTTTTGCGACCTGTGGCTGAGTTTTATGAAGACTCTGAAAGAATTGAAATGGCAGGCACTTGAAGATAGCTTGCAAACTGTTCCGTGAAAACCTACTTATAAAGTTTCTTGAACTGGTTTTTAAGTGATGAATCttggaatatattacaaccctctTCACATTGCCGTCATAGGCATCATGAAGaccagattagactaattacagcttgcacagacacatttaagcaatcattcctcCCATGATCCATCTGTGAATGGAATATGAGATACCAAAAATAATCTTCTACTGCCCTGCGTGACATATATGTCACACTGGGTTTACAGTGCTGCAAAGACTACAATTTACATCTCTGCTTAATGCCTGGCGTGACACTTCTGTTAACGCCTCTCTAGCGGTCTCTGGTGGCTTTCATACGAATCAGTGGTGCGGAAAAAGTGCACCGAGGTAGTTTTATCATCTGACCGCTGCTGTGAATAGTCATGTCACGCCAGGTAAGATTGTTGCATTTATTGCCTTCATGTTATTGCAGTTTTTCGGAATATTTTATTACACTATTTTGTTGCCATGCCACAAATAGTAAATATTGTTTGGGAATGGAAAAATAGTCTATAGTGTGCTGTAACAGGGACTGAAAATGCATGCTACAAATATGTTACAATGGGCAATGAGTCGTATAGCTGTAGGTGAATCTCAAATTATTTCATTTCGTGAAACAGTGGAACTCATGATAAATTAAAGTAATAATGACTCTTTATCGCTTTTGCAGTTATCCATTCAAGATATATTTCTATTCTGGACGAGTCTGATGGCAGAGACATAAAAGATTTGTagtcagatgatgatgataatgactctGATGAAACGATTGTAGTTATGACAAGAGACTCCTAATATTCCTTTTTCGACTGAACATGATGCTGAAGATTGTTTAGTTGAAGAAGATGAAGAGTTCATACAGGGGGACGACAATGTTGCAGAAAAGTTTGATCAACTAATGTGGAAGAAGGGAGATGTTTCTCCGGTCATTTAGCCATTTGTTCCTCTTCCTGTGGCAGCTCCAactggactgagtcctctggaatATTTCGGAACTCTGGCGATGGATGACGAGCTTCACAACTTGGTCGACCAATCAAATTAGTACAGTGTACGAAAGACCAGAACAACAGCGAACACAAACAAGTTGGAACTGGAACAAGTGTCAGGCATATGGGCCTTGCTCAAATATCTACCATTTGCTGCTACTGGGAGATCCACATGGCCCACCCATTGGTTATAATGTTATGACACAAAATAGATTTGAAAAACTGTTGAGCGTACTCCACTTCGAAGATAATTTATTAGCAACTGATGAAACTAGAACTACTGTTAAGCTCTGGAAAATTTGACCACGGGTGAAtcaattcagaaaaaattgtttgaaaGAAGTTCCAGAAGAACACAATGGTGTCGATGAAGTAATGATTGTATTTAAAATCAGAAGCACCTTGAAATAACGTACACAAAACAAACCTGTAAGGTGGAGATTCAAAATGTGGGCAGGGCAGGAGCTTCTGGCTACTTATATGACCTTGACATTTACTAGAGAGCAgcaggaaaaaatgtaaaaagaaagagAGAATCATGGAAAGGGCTCGCACGTGAAGTGGTCATGAAATCAACAGACACATTGCCAGAAAACCACAATTTCAAGGTATATGCCGACAACCTTTTTACAAGCGATATACTTGCTCAGTACCTGTTGAATAGAGGTATCTATTTAATTGGAACAGTAAGAGCAAATAAGCTGAAAGGTTTTGACCTGCCGAAAGAGAAAGATATGAAGGCCAAAGGACGAGGCGCAGTAGCAAGCCTAGACCACACAGGGCGATTCATTGTAGTGAGACGGTATGACAGCAAATCTCTTACTCTGCTGTCGTCTTTCGCTGGTGTTGAGCTCCAGGATAAGGCAAATAGGTGGAACAAATAACAAAGAGAATATGTCCCCAAGACCAGTTGTTAACCCAGCTTACAACACCTGCACGAATGGTATTGATCTGATAGACACGCTGTTATCACTGTACAAATACCATAAAAAATCAAAGAAGTGGTATTAATACATCTTCTGGCACATAGTTACAGTTGCTGTAGTCAACAGTTGGCTCGAATAATGCAAATTTCTGGAAGAACGACACATTCCACTGCGCAAATAACAAACAGAAACGGCGGGTGGACTAGTCTCGGCGGGGAAAGAAAATTCAAAGTGAGGACGTCCGAGTAAAGATGACATGTCAAAAAAGAAGAAGCAGGCTGCAACAACAGTTCTGTCAATTGTAGACTGCCAAAAGGACAACTATGATCATTGGTccatatgaaaggaaatggcatgcTCATACTCTACGTCCGTCATGTCATCGcgtgtaaggttgctggagaatgcagttatgtcgggtagcatGGTTTCGCTGAGTTTTGCCAGATCCTTATATGGGAAAACcactttcctagtcacaagctgaaacttttccttcTAGCGAAATGCACCTCgagtgatgtgcatatcctccTGAGGCAGAGTTTCAACGA
This portion of the Schistocerca serialis cubense isolate TAMUIC-IGC-003099 chromosome 3, iqSchSeri2.2, whole genome shotgun sequence genome encodes:
- the LOC126470739 gene encoding uncharacterized protein LOC126470739: MTSFTTWSTNQISTVYERPEQQRTQTSWNWNKCQAYGPCSNIYHLLLLGDPHGPPIGYNVMTQNRFEKLKNCLKEVPEEHNGVDEVMIRAAGKNVKRKRESWKGLAREVVMKSTDTLPENHNFKVYADNLFTSDILAQYLLNRGIYLIGTVRANKLKGFDLPKEKDMKAKGRGAVASLDHTGRFIVVRRYDSKSLTLLSSFAGVELQDKANRWNK